The following are encoded in a window of Dysidea avara chromosome 4, odDysAvar1.4, whole genome shotgun sequence genomic DNA:
- the LOC136253531 gene encoding uncharacterized protein, which translates to MWDSGVFLQQLPVVQFCYEILRSDPSRGSLSMARLVSHPEFNNKKKQTGGVKAIARIPENNKLSRDQKAANLNLKLIHRWKNGSCGCCSRECLHCANPEDTREHVIGTEIKSGNSKVAFVIKLDHFWRLVVMVFVETICQLVQELATTGGDAWHHMDYYRRYRKMFM; encoded by the exons ATGTGGGACTCGGGGGTGTTCTTACAGCAGTTACCTGTTGTACAGTTTTGCTACGAGATACTGAGGTCCGATCCATCGCGAGGGTCATTATCTATGGCCAGACTAGTGTCCCATCCAGAGtttaacaacaaaaaaaaacaaacaggtGGTGTTAAAGCAATAGCGCGCATACCTGAGAACAACAAACT atcacgtgatcaaaaggCGGCTAATTTAAATCTGAAGCTTATTCATCGTTGGAAAAATGGCAGTTGTGGATGTTGTAGTCGAGAGTGCCTTCACTGCGCTAATCCTGAGGATACGCGGGAACATGTCATAGGTACGGAAATAAAATCTGGTAACtccaag GTTGCATTTGTGATAAAACTTGATCATTTCTGGAGATTGGTGGTGATGGTGTTTGTTGAGACTATTTGTCAACTTGTTCAGGAACTTG CAACTACTGGAGGAGATGCATGGCATCACATGGATTATTACAGAAGATACCGGAAAATG TTTATGTGA
- the LOC136252682 gene encoding uncharacterized protein has product MAATCQSAEDRSFKNKTILDISEWLKEEGFNESVCSTFKENEVDGEGFLLLTDEDIGQMVKAVAIKRKLINQRQHLLSLYAKETHEDLIEVKDDYGAETDADALRFSDHDQYADSSSSDNDEFEFELSQRPSYSPQRSSPHYDSHLSTSAEQPCSSLQSGGGSDEEPNSSGMSTSFDKPKKESGVKPFVHKKIIISKWSETQSEEPLPIPFELPKNFSQDVQKDLKENRLIGRARAKFITSICSAIFRYKAYPSKAEYNHVGEQIVKKYPFLRSRTGSGYGYLIDAMRDKMKYIRNVKPRHKRPSIDAAPAPPSKRPKENYTKKYSLFPVIPPGEDEAASLRHIKKLQLEYQKTSPDKHVVAMLMSRTYPFRRKKILEEQSALSQILKVYPPLKKSEEILKEFDRIFEDERSKIIREKWAEFIPKVFEVVKNDQSAALQELYADITQCTSKESKSILASMMLIYLLADTRTTATTSRIVIFVDEHCDVSTVASEVDQAQPVIIIRGTHILPQEGYLVTETVMMSKVPSLADLPLILFATYFVFNMQYCSGCTNFYSFLEVAFLDAPIPKKTKIRHFINMLDNIQD; this is encoded by the exons ATGGCGGCTACATGTCAGTCAGCAGAGGACAGATCATTCAAGAATAAGACCATCCTGGATATCAGCGAGTGGTTGAAAGAAGAAGGCTTTAATGAAAGCGTCTGTAGCACTTTTAAAG AGAACGAAGTAGATGGAGAGGGTTTTCTTCTGTTGACTGACGAAGATATTGGTCAAATGGTCAAGGCAGTGGCAATAAAAAGAAAGCTGATTAATCAGCGCCAGCATTTGCTTTCTCTTTATGCA AAGGAGACACATGAAGATTTGATTGAAGTTAAGGATGACTATGGTGCTGAGACAGATGCAGATGCCTTAAGATTTAGTGATCATGATCAATATGCTGATAGTTCTTCTAGTGATAATGATGAATTTGAG TTTGAGTTATCACAGAGACCCAGCTATAGTCCTCAGAGATCCAGTCCACATTACGACAGTCACCTTTCAACAAGTGCCGAGCAGCCCTGCAGTTCTTTGCAA TCAGGTGGTGGTAGCGATGAAGAACCTAATTCCAGTGGTATGTCTACATCTTTTGATAAGCCTAAAAAG GAAAGTGGAGTTAAACCCTTTGTTCACAAAAAAATCATCATCAGCAAATGGTCTGAAACTCAAAGTGAAGAGCCCTTGCCAATACCATTTGAACTGCCTAAGAACTTTTCACAAGACGTCCAGAAGGATTTAAAAGAAAACAGACTAATTGGAAGGGCAAGAGCAAAGTTTATTACAAGTATATGCTCGGCCATATTTCGATATAAAGCATACCCAAGCAAAGCTGAGTACAACCATGTTGGTGAACAAATTGTAAAGAAATATCCTTTTCTAAGGAGTCGAACAGGATCTGGTTAT GGCTATCTCATAGATGCAATGAGAGACAAAATGAAGTATATAAGAAATGTGAAACCCCGACATAAAAGGCCATCGATAGATGCAGCCCCTGCACCTCCATCCAAGCGGCCTAAAGAAAATTATACTAAAAAATACTCTCTTTTTCCTGTGATTCCACCTGGCGAAGATGAGGCTGCTTCCTTAAGGCATATCAAAAAACTTCAACTAGAGTACCAGAAAACATCACCTGACAAACATGTAGTGGCTATGCTAATGAGCAGGACTTATCCATTTAGACGAAAAAAGATACTAGAAGAGCAAAGTGCATTATCTCAAATTTTAAAAGTCTATCCACCACTTAAGAAGTCAGAGGAG ATATTGAAAGAATTTGATCGTATCTTTGAAGATGAAAGAAGTAAAATAATAAGAGAAAAGTGGGCAGAGTTCATTCCAAAAGTGTTTGAAGTGGTCAAAAATGATCAAAGTGCAGCACTGCAAGAATTGTACGCTGACATAACTCAGTGTACTTCTAAAG AGTCCAAATCCATTTTGGCAAGCATGATGTTGATATATCTTCTAGCTGACACTCGCACAACAGCAACTACTAGCAGAATCGTTATTTTTGTTGAT GAACACTGTGATGTATCAACAGTAGCCAGTGAAGTCGACCAAGCACAACCAGTCATTATCATCAGGGGGACGCATATTTTGCCACAAGAAGGATATCTAGTAACAGAAACGGTGATGATGTCAAAGGTGCCCAGCCTAGCTGATCTACCACTCATACTATTTGCCACATACTTTGTATTTAACATGCAATACTGCAGTGGGTGCACTAACTTCTATTCGTTCCTCGAAGTCGCCTTCCTAGATGCGCCTATACCAAAGAAAACCAAAATAAGACATTTTATTAACATGCTAGATAATATCCAAGACTAA